The following proteins are co-located in the Flectobacillus major DSM 103 genome:
- a CDS encoding MFS transporter has product MIDKRVLPLAIGGLGIGTTEFSIMGLLPDIARSMNVTIPEAGHFISAYALGVVVGAPLLIGYSVKYPPKKVLLALMILFTLFNGLSAITSNYTNMMIARFLSGLPHGAFFGVGTVVASQLAGKGKEARYISLMFSGLTIANLAMVPLVTFVGHTFGWRWYFIIVTLIGLITLLSLYWWLPNIKSQQKASIQEELRFLKNGQFWYVFLLASIGFGGLFAWFSYITPLMTIVAGFSPQTMAYIMVLAGSGMVVGNLIGGFLADNMGATKTTAWLLFAMMIALTCVFLFSSYKIPALFLTFVCGGLSMSTAAPVNIMMMKASPGSEMMGAAFMQAAFNIANSAGAFLGGIPLEYGYSYNYPSLVGVGMTLIGLAICTSFFLKYNSPKLIKT; this is encoded by the coding sequence ATGATAGACAAACGAGTATTACCATTAGCAATAGGTGGTTTAGGAATAGGCACTACCGAGTTTTCAATCATGGGACTTTTACCCGACATTGCTCGCTCTATGAACGTCACTATTCCAGAAGCAGGACATTTTATTTCGGCCTATGCTTTGGGCGTAGTAGTTGGGGCTCCTTTACTTATTGGCTATTCGGTCAAATATCCCCCCAAAAAAGTATTATTGGCATTAATGATACTTTTCACCCTGTTTAATGGGCTTTCAGCTATTACATCCAACTATACCAATATGATGATAGCAAGGTTTTTGTCGGGGTTACCTCATGGAGCTTTTTTTGGAGTCGGAACAGTCGTAGCCTCGCAGCTAGCAGGAAAAGGGAAAGAGGCAAGGTATATTTCATTGATGTTTTCGGGACTAACCATAGCTAATTTGGCTATGGTTCCTTTAGTAACCTTTGTTGGACATACATTTGGCTGGCGGTGGTATTTTATTATCGTAACATTGATAGGATTAATTACTTTGTTATCGCTATATTGGTGGCTACCCAATATCAAAAGTCAGCAAAAAGCTAGTATCCAAGAAGAACTACGGTTTCTTAAAAATGGGCAATTCTGGTATGTATTCTTATTAGCCTCTATTGGCTTTGGCGGACTATTTGCGTGGTTCAGCTATATCACACCATTGATGACCATCGTAGCAGGGTTCTCACCTCAAACAATGGCCTATATCATGGTATTGGCGGGTAGTGGTATGGTAGTTGGTAATCTCATAGGAGGTTTTCTTGCCGATAATATGGGTGCAACCAAAACAACAGCTTGGCTATTATTTGCAATGATGATTGCTTTAACCTGTGTATTCTTGTTCTCCTCCTATAAAATCCCTGCATTATTTCTCACATTTGTCTGTGGAGGGTTGTCAATGTCAACGGCCGCCCCTGTCAATATTATGATGATGAAAGCCTCTCCTGGTTCTGAAATGATGGGAGCTGCATTTATGCAAGCAGCTTTTAACATAGCTAATTCGGCGGGAGCTTTTTTGGGAGGAATTCCTTTAGAATATGGATACTCCTATAATTATCCTTCGCTTGTTGGTGTAGGAATGACTCTGATAGGATTAGCCATTTGTACAAGTTTCTTTCTGAAATATAATTCTCCCAAACTGATCAAAACATAA
- a CDS encoding SDR family oxidoreductase, translated as MKDKVIIITGASSGIGKAMAFAFGQEGGKIVITGRKADALEQASQELSAAGIDNLALVADVSVEEDNKKVVEKTVAHFGKIDVLINNAGISMRSMFESCDTDVIKKVMDINFYGTVYATKYALPYIKASKGSIVGISSIAGYRGLPVRIGYSASKFAMNGFLESLRTELLHEGVHVLTACPGFTASNIRVASLGGDGNTKGETMRDESGMMLAEEVAQRILKAVKTRKRELIMTSQGKLTVFLNKWLPSLTDKLVYNTLAKEKDSPLKKK; from the coding sequence ATGAAGGATAAAGTTATTATCATTACAGGTGCTTCTTCTGGAATTGGCAAAGCAATGGCCTTTGCATTTGGACAAGAAGGTGGAAAAATTGTTATTACAGGACGAAAAGCGGATGCTTTGGAGCAGGCCAGTCAAGAGCTAAGTGCAGCGGGTATTGATAACCTAGCCTTGGTTGCTGATGTTAGTGTGGAGGAAGATAATAAAAAGGTGGTTGAAAAAACGGTTGCTCATTTTGGCAAAATAGATGTTTTGATTAATAATGCAGGAATTAGTATGAGATCGATGTTTGAATCGTGCGATACCGATGTTATTAAGAAGGTAATGGATATTAATTTTTATGGTACGGTGTACGCTACCAAATATGCTTTGCCTTATATCAAAGCAAGCAAAGGGTCGATTGTTGGTATTTCGTCGATTGCGGGCTATCGAGGGCTACCAGTAAGAATTGGTTATTCGGCTTCAAAATTTGCTATGAATGGCTTTTTAGAATCATTACGAACAGAACTCCTGCACGAGGGTGTTCATGTACTTACAGCTTGCCCAGGATTTACGGCTTCCAATATCAGGGTAGCCTCTTTGGGTGGCGATGGCAATACCAAAGGAGAAACCATGCGTGATGAATCGGGTATGATGTTGGCCGAAGAGGTAGCTCAACGTATTCTCAAAGCAGTAAAAACAAGAAAAAGAGAACTTATTATGACTTCGCAAGGCAAATTAACTGTATTTTTGAATAAATGGCTTCCTAGCCTTACCGACAAGTTGGTATATAATACATTGGCCAAAGAGAAGGATTCGCCTTTGAAGAAAAAATAA